The Brachyhypopomus gauderio isolate BG-103 chromosome 12, BGAUD_0.2, whole genome shotgun sequence genome window below encodes:
- the senp8 gene encoding sentrin-specific protease 8: protein MDPVVLSYQDSLLRRSDVSLLDGPYWLNDQVIGFAFEYFAADRFKSLGETVCFISPEVTQFIKYASCEEELSLFLEPLRLASRRWVFLAVNDNSNQTAGGSHWSLLLYQRHTGHFSHYDSQSGGNSLHAQRIAAKLETFLGAGTKVPFVEEACPSQQNSYDCGMYVICNAEALCESARRGSHAHLPAQTITPTYITRKRTEWHSLIQRLAKD from the coding sequence ATGGACCCAGTCGTGCTTAGTTATCAGGACAGCCTGCTGAGGCGCTCGGACGTGTCCCTCCTGGACGGACCTTACTGGCTCAACGACCAGGTGATCGGGTTCGCTTTTGAGTACTTTGCTGCAGACCGCTTCAAGAGCCTGGGCGAAACTGTATGCTTCATTAGCCCTGAGGTCACCCAGTTCATCAAGTATGCGTCCTGTGAAGAGGAACTGTCCCTGTTCCTGGAGCCACTGAGACTTGCGTCCCGTCGCTGGGTCTTCCTGGCGGTCAACGACAACTCCAACCAGACGGCCGGCGGCTCCCACTGGAGCCTGCTCCTCTATCAGCGCCACACGGGCCACTTCTCTCACTATGACTCTCAGAGCGGAGGCAATTCCTTGCACGCACAGCGCATCGCTGCCAAGCTGGAGACTTTCTTAGGCGCTGGCACCAAAGTGCCCTTCGTGGAGGAAGCGTGTCCTTCTCAGCAGAACAGCTATGACTGTGGCATGTACGTCATCTGCAACGCAGAAGCTCTCTGTGAGAGTGCTCGGCGAGGGAGCCACGCTCACCTCCCTGCCCAGACAATCACACCTACTTACATCACAAGGAAGCGGACAGAGTGGCACTCCCTCATCCAAAGACTTGCTAAGGACTGA